A genomic segment from Armatimonadia bacterium encodes:
- a CDS encoding DUF5684 domain-containing protein: protein MSTLVGGMFHGASFLVWIIIYVYWALALAAIAKKTGTPDEWMAWVPIVNMWLLVQIAQKEAWWFVLFFIPIVNLVASVIIMMAVAERVGKPSWWGVLIIVPVAQLVVPGYLAWG, encoded by the coding sequence GTGTCGACGTTGGTTGGCGGCATGTTCCACGGCGCGTCGTTCCTGGTGTGGATCATCATCTATGTGTACTGGGCCCTTGCCCTTGCGGCCATCGCCAAGAAGACCGGTACGCCTGACGAGTGGATGGCCTGGGTCCCGATCGTGAACATGTGGCTTCTCGTCCAGATCGCGCAGAAAGAGGCCTGGTGGTTCGTCCTGTTCTTCATCCCGATCGTGAATCTGGTGGCCTCAGTCATCATCATGATGGCCGTTGCGGAGCGCGTGGGGAAGCCGAGTTGGTGGGGAGTGCTGATCATTGTACCGGTAGCGCAGTTGGTTGTCCCCGGGTACCTCGCCTGGGGGTAG